The following are encoded together in the Rhizobium tumorigenes genome:
- a CDS encoding GatB/YqeY domain-containing protein: MIRETLANAQKDAMRAKDTARLSTVRLILSAIKDRDIANRGVAKEPASDDEILQILAKMIKQRDESAKIYDEGKRPELAAKEREEIAIIQGYMPEQISDDQTRDIIAAVIAEIGAAGIKDMGKCMAMLKERYAGQMDFAKASGILKDLLK, encoded by the coding sequence ATGATCCGCGAAACGCTTGCCAACGCCCAGAAAGATGCGATGCGCGCTAAGGACACCGCGCGGTTATCGACGGTGCGGCTGATCCTGTCGGCCATCAAGGACCGCGACATCGCCAATCGCGGCGTCGCCAAGGAGCCGGCCAGCGACGACGAGATCCTGCAGATTCTTGCCAAGATGATCAAACAGCGCGACGAATCGGCGAAGATCTATGACGAGGGCAAGCGCCCGGAACTGGCAGCCAAGGAGCGCGAGGAAATCGCGATCATCCAGGGCTACATGCCGGAGCAGATTTCCGACGACCAGACACGCGATATCATCGCTGCCGTTATCGCCGAGATCGGTGCTGCCGGCATCAAGGACATGGGCAAGTGCATGGCTATGCTTAAAGAACGCTACGCCGGCCAGATGGATTTCGCCAAGGCTTCGGGAATTCTCAAGGATTTGCTGAA